Below is a genomic region from Candidatus Bathyarchaeia archaeon.
AATAACCTCCTCGCGAGTAGCTTGCTCAAGATGCGAATATCTCTCTATAAGATCCAGCAGTTCTTTAGTCTTCTTTTCGCTTAATTTAAAGCCGAATGCCTCTAATCCCTTAACAGCTTTTCTACATATCTCCCTTGACCACTGGGCAATATCCTCAGATCCGGGAACAAGTCCCTCGCTGAGCGTATAAGAGATAATAAAATGTTTAGCTGTAGCCTTATAATATCGCTCAACCAGATTTCCCTTAATTACACTCCTAGTTTGCTCCACTAAACCAGCTTTTTCTAAAGTATTAAGATGATGCATTATTGAGGAAACATTTTTATTTAAAAGTTTAGCAAGCTGGCAGGGGGTCATTTCAAAATGTCTAAGATTATGTAGGATGCTTCTGCGGCATTCGTCAGCGAAGAGCTTCGCAACTTCTGGATCCTTAATTATCATGAAATCCTTCATATTAATCATACGTTTATTTGCAACGCTACATAAAAATGTAACGAAAAAATAATGTTTAGTGAATTCACCAAACGCTATTCGCCATTGATCTCTATAAAACTTCTATGGAGGGGAGTGTTTTTAAGTGGAGTTTAGATATTTATTAGTGTTGATGCTTTGGGGAGTATTAACATGTCACTTAAAAATAAATTACGTAAAAAACTTGAGCGTGAGGAGAAAACCTATGAAACTGAGCAGTTAATGAAAGAAAAGCGTAGTGAGGAATATGAAGTTCTCGAGGAGGTTTTTGATCGCTCAACCCTCATGACAATATATGATTTCATGAATAATGGTTTAATAAAAGAGATTTATGGTGTTGTAAACTCGGGGAAAGAATCAAGAATTTACTGGGGGATAAATTCTAATGATAAAGAAATAGCCATAAAAATATTCCTGACGGTTTCAGCTGAATTTAGGAGAGGTAGGCTCCCCTATATTCTTGGAGATCCAAGGTTCAAGAATGTTAAGAGAGATTTAAGAAATCTTGTTTTCCTCTGGGCCCAAAAAGAGTTTAAGAATTTAAGCTTAGCTTACGATGCTAAGGTTAGAGTTCCACGTCCAATAGCTATAAAAAATAATGTGCTTATTATGGAGTTTATAGGTAAGCATGGTGTGAGCGCTCCGCTTTTAAGGGAGGTTGAACTCAAAAATCCTGAAAGATTTTATCATAACATTCTTTTGCACATTAAGAGGCTTTATAAGGGTGCTAGTTTAGTTCACGGCGACTTAAGTGAGTACAATATCATGGTCTGGAAAGGTAGACCAGTTCTATTTGATTTCTCTCAAGCAGTCCCTATTGAGCATCCAAATGCAAATCAATTTCTTCTTAGAGACCTTGAAAATATAAATAGGTATTTTTTGAAGATTGGTGTAAATGTAATTGAAGTTGAAAAAATATATAGGGTGATTACTGGTGACACAACTCTTCGTCAGAATACCTAGAGAGAGAATTGGTGTCTTAATAGGAACTAATGGTAATGTAAAAGACTACATAGAGAAGAATCTGCCCGTTAAACTCGATATTGACAGTGAAACTGGTGATGTAACCATAACCTTAAGGAAAGATGCTAATGATCCATCGTTGCTCTTTAGAGCTAGAGATATAGTTTTAGCGATTGGTAGAGGTTTCTCACCTGAGAGAGCTTTTAAGCTTTTAGAGAGC
It encodes:
- a CDS encoding winged helix-turn-helix domain-containing protein, with the translated sequence MIIKDPEVAKLFADECRRSILHNLRHFEMTPCQLAKLLNKNVSSIMHHLNTLEKAGLVEQTRSVIKGNLVERYYKATAKHFIISYTLSEGLVPGSEDIAQWSREICRKAVKGLEAFGFKLSEKKTKELLDLIERYSHLEQATREEVISQAASPIPIEHSSLKLLLSFLTDLRLYRNQEFLDVLNKCWKILGE
- a CDS encoding serine protein kinase RIO; translation: MSLKNKLRKKLEREEKTYETEQLMKEKRSEEYEVLEEVFDRSTLMTIYDFMNNGLIKEIYGVVNSGKESRIYWGINSNDKEIAIKIFLTVSAEFRRGRLPYILGDPRFKNVKRDLRNLVFLWAQKEFKNLSLAYDAKVRVPRPIAIKNNVLIMEFIGKHGVSAPLLREVELKNPERFYHNILLHIKRLYKGASLVHGDLSEYNIMVWKGRPVLFDFSQAVPIEHPNANQFLLRDLENINRYFLKIGVNVIEVEKIYRVITGDTTLRQNT